Sequence from the Tistrella mobilis genome:
GGCGGTGGAGATCGGCGACGGTTTCGCGGCCGCCCGTCTCACCGGCTCGCAGAATGCCGACGAGATGCGGATGCGCGAGGGCAAGCCCGCTTTCCTGGGCAACCGCGCCGGCGGCATCCTGGGCGGTATCGCCAATGGCGAACCGGTGGTGGTGCGCTTTGCGGTCAAGCCGACCAGTTCCATCCTCACCCCCCGGCTCAGCGTCACCCGCGACGGCGCGGATACCGAGGTGGTGACCAAGGGCCGCCACGACCCCTGCGTCGGCATCCGCGCGGTGCCGGTGGGCGAGGCGATGATGGCGGTGGTGCTGGCCGATCATCTGCTGCGCCATCGCGGCCAATGTGGCGGGTGACGCCCGGCTTCTGAAGACAGCCCCGGCCCCGGCAGGCATACTCCCCGGATCAAACAAGAACCGGGGAGACGCTTATCCATGTCCGCCGACAAGCCGCTGCAGCTGAAGCCCGAGGTGATGGCCCTGCCCATCCCCGACGAAGCCGGCAATGCCGACGACATCCAGGCCTATTACGCGAAGTGCCGCGAGAAGCTCGGCATGGTTCCGCATGTGCTGCAGGCCTATACGCTGCGGCCGGAAAAGTTCCGCACCTTCAGCCGCTTCTACAACGAGCTGATGCTGGGCGACAGCGGGCTCGACAAGCTGGAGCGCGAGATGGTCGCGGTGGTGGTCTCGTCGATCAACCGCTGCTATTACTGTCTGGTCGCCCATGGCCAGGCGGTCAGGGCGCTGTCGGGCGATCCGAAGCTCGGCGAGATGCTGGTGATGAACTACCGGGTGGCGCCGCTGTCGCTCCGTCACCGGGCGATGCTCGATTTCGCCGCCAAGGTTACCGAAACCCCGACCCTGGTCGACGAGGCCGACCGGG
This genomic interval carries:
- a CDS encoding peroxidase-related enzyme (This protein belongs to a clade of uncharacterized proteins related to peroxidases such as the alkylhydroperoxidase AhpD.), which gives rise to MSADKPLQLKPEVMALPIPDEAGNADDIQAYYAKCREKLGMVPHVLQAYTLRPEKFRTFSRFYNELMLGDSGLDKLEREMVAVVVSSINRCYYCLVAHGQAVRALSGDPKLGEMLVMNYRVAPLSLRHRAMLDFAAKVTETPTLVDEADRARLRDAGFSVEDIFDLANVIGFYNMTNRVASAVDMLPNDEYHDMNR